The following coding sequences lie in one Halorarum halophilum genomic window:
- a CDS encoding FAD-binding and (Fe-S)-binding domain-containing protein, with product MTASERDSTIDQEHDDPATDPRANYDYSGKSVERPALVSDLEGLVDGEVRFDEYTRQLYATDASAYEVTPVGVVFPHDTADVSATVEYCAERKVPVLPRGGGTSLAGQAVNEAVVLDLARHMDGVIEIDSDARRARVQAGAVLADVNADLEPFGLKFAPDPAAGNRSVIGGAIGNNSTGAHSLKYGKTDAYVESCEVVLADGTVATFGEVTLTELRERADPTGDLRGRIHAEIARIVDEDAEAVEEAYPAMKRNVSGYNLNVLIEEAAEGSVNLARLLAGSEGTLAVVTEAEVSLEPVPETTSLAFLTYRSVDAAMEDMPHVLEHDASAVELIDDVLLDLARDTAEFAEVAGMLPDGTEAALLVEFYAETNAEGEQKVADLIDDRISKAGSGEYNTSAFAALEAHNDADRASFWKLRKAAMPILLGRTSDAKHISFIEDCAVPPEHLTEYVQSFREILAEHDTFASFYGHAGPGVLHVRPLINTKEPLEVEAMESIADAVTDLIVEYGGSVSGEHGDGRARTQWNRKLYGDGLWETFRSLKTAFDPDWLFNPGHVCGDVDMTENLRFDPDYEFDAGFDPVLEWDNENGFRGMAELCHGCGGCRGKQDTTGGMMCPTYRAANEEVLSTRGRANMLRQAMSGDLPEGEAFDVEFMHEVLDLCVGCKGCSHDCPSEVDMAKLKAEVTHEYHERHGSGLRDRLFANVDTFAALGSATAPLSNWLTSIPGSRRLMEATVGISRTRDLPTFERDTLQDWWATRGPRVSETDAARKALLFPDTFTNYVNPAIGKDAVRVLEAAGVHIDLAERTDSGRPAHSKGFLDQSRTTAAANVEALDPRIADGWDVVLVEPSDAVMFQSDYCDLLGGAADSLASNAYGVCEYLDMFQLDDAIDWTSPTSSEQLVYHGHCHQKSTKKDHHAVGVLRRAGYDVSPLDSGCCGMAGTFGYEAEHDSLSRAIGGILSDQVAEAPDGMVVAPGESCRSQLEDVAGEVEPPHPVEALAAVLD from the coding sequence GTGACGGCAAGCGAACGAGACTCCACAATCGACCAGGAGCACGACGATCCGGCGACCGACCCACGCGCGAACTACGACTACAGCGGCAAGTCCGTCGAGCGGCCTGCACTCGTCTCTGATCTCGAGGGACTCGTCGACGGCGAGGTCCGGTTCGACGAGTACACACGACAGTTGTACGCGACCGACGCGAGTGCGTACGAGGTGACGCCGGTCGGCGTCGTCTTCCCGCATGACACCGCCGACGTGAGTGCGACCGTCGAGTACTGTGCGGAGCGGAAGGTCCCGGTGCTCCCGCGCGGGGGTGGAACCAGCCTCGCCGGCCAGGCCGTCAACGAGGCGGTCGTCCTCGATCTTGCACGGCACATGGACGGCGTGATCGAGATCGATTCTGACGCCCGCCGGGCACGCGTTCAGGCCGGCGCAGTGCTCGCTGACGTCAACGCGGATCTAGAGCCGTTCGGACTGAAGTTCGCGCCTGACCCGGCCGCCGGAAATCGCAGTGTGATTGGCGGCGCCATCGGCAACAACTCGACGGGTGCCCACTCGCTGAAGTACGGGAAGACCGATGCGTACGTCGAGTCCTGCGAGGTCGTCCTCGCGGACGGTACTGTGGCGACGTTCGGCGAGGTCACCCTGACTGAACTCCGCGAGCGCGCAGACCCCACCGGCGACCTCAGAGGTCGCATCCACGCCGAAATCGCGCGCATCGTTGACGAAGACGCCGAAGCCGTCGAGGAGGCGTACCCCGCCATGAAGCGGAACGTCTCGGGGTACAATCTTAACGTATTGATCGAGGAAGCTGCGGAGGGCTCGGTTAATCTCGCTCGACTGCTGGCCGGCAGCGAGGGGACCCTCGCGGTCGTCACCGAGGCTGAGGTCTCGCTCGAACCGGTGCCGGAGACGACGTCGCTCGCGTTCCTGACCTACCGGAGCGTCGATGCGGCGATGGAGGACATGCCACACGTCCTTGAGCACGACGCGTCCGCGGTCGAACTCATCGACGATGTACTCCTCGACCTAGCTCGCGACACCGCCGAGTTCGCGGAGGTCGCGGGGATGCTCCCCGATGGAACTGAGGCTGCACTGCTGGTCGAGTTCTACGCCGAGACCAACGCAGAGGGCGAACAGAAAGTCGCCGACCTGATCGACGACCGTATTTCAAAGGCTGGCAGCGGTGAGTACAATACTTCCGCGTTCGCAGCGCTCGAGGCACACAACGACGCAGATCGGGCGTCCTTCTGGAAGCTCCGGAAAGCGGCGATGCCCATCCTCCTTGGACGGACCTCAGATGCAAAACACATCTCGTTCATCGAGGACTGCGCCGTACCGCCCGAGCACTTGACCGAGTATGTCCAGAGCTTCCGGGAGATTCTCGCTGAGCACGACACGTTCGCATCCTTCTACGGGCATGCCGGCCCCGGCGTCCTCCACGTCCGCCCACTGATCAACACCAAGGAGCCTCTCGAAGTTGAGGCGATGGAGTCGATTGCAGACGCGGTCACGGACCTCATCGTCGAGTACGGCGGGTCGGTGTCGGGCGAACATGGCGACGGTCGGGCGCGCACCCAGTGGAACCGGAAGCTGTACGGCGACGGCCTCTGGGAGACCTTCCGGTCGCTCAAGACCGCGTTCGACCCGGACTGGCTGTTCAACCCCGGGCACGTCTGTGGCGATGTGGACATGACCGAGAACCTCCGGTTCGACCCCGACTACGAGTTCGACGCCGGCTTCGACCCCGTCCTCGAGTGGGACAACGAGAACGGGTTCCGGGGAATGGCAGAACTATGTCATGGTTGTGGTGGCTGTCGTGGTAAGCAAGATACCACTGGGGGCATGATGTGCCCAACCTATCGCGCGGCCAACGAGGAGGTGCTATCGACGCGTGGCCGGGCGAACATGCTCCGGCAAGCAATGAGCGGCGACCTTCCCGAGGGCGAGGCGTTCGACGTCGAGTTCATGCACGAGGTACTGGACCTTTGTGTCGGCTGCAAGGGCTGTTCACATGACTGTCCCAGCGAGGTCGACATGGCGAAATTGAAGGCCGAAGTGACCCACGAGTACCACGAGCGCCATGGCTCCGGTCTCCGCGACCGTCTCTTCGCAAACGTAGATACCTTCGCTGCACTCGGGAGCGCGACTGCGCCGCTTTCTAATTGGCTCACCAGCATTCCAGGTAGTCGCCGACTCATGGAAGCTACTGTCGGTATCAGCCGTACCCGCGACCTGCCGACGTTTGAGCGCGATACGCTGCAGGACTGGTGGGCCACGCGCGGCCCCCGCGTCTCAGAGACAGACGCCGCCAGGAAGGCGTTGCTGTTCCCCGACACGTTCACGAACTACGTGAACCCGGCCATTGGGAAGGATGCGGTCCGAGTCCTAGAGGCTGCGGGCGTCCACATCGATCTCGCCGAGCGCACCGACTCGGGGCGGCCCGCCCACTCAAAGGGGTTTCTCGACCAGTCCCGTACGACCGCCGCTGCGAACGTCGAAGCGCTCGACCCGCGGATCGCCGACGGCTGGGACGTCGTGCTTGTGGAACCTTCCGACGCTGTGATGTTCCAATCGGATTACTGTGACCTACTCGGCGGTGCGGCGGACTCACTCGCGAGCAACGCCTACGGTGTATGTGAATACCTCGATATGTTCCAGCTTGATGATGCCATAGACTGGACGTCCCCCACGTCCTCCGAACAGCTGGTCTATCATGGTCACTGCCACCAGAAGTCCACGAAGAAAGACCACCACGCGGTTGGTGTCCTCCGACGGGCTGGATACGATGTCAGCCCGCTTGATTCAGGCTGCTGCGGGATGGCAGGTACGTTCGGCTACGAGGCCGAACATGACTCGCTTAGCCGCGCCATCGGCGGCATCCTCAGCGATCAGGTCGCCGAAGCCCCGGACGGGATGGTGGTCGCACCAGGCGAATCCTGCCGCTCGCAACTCGAGGATGTCGCCGGCGAAGTGGAGCCGCCTCACCCCGTCGAAGCGCTCGCCGCCGTCCTCGACTAA
- the gfo6 gene encoding D-xylose 1-dehydrogenase Gfo6 encodes MDLDDILGDSCARDWQTIDPTAVSPVRFAVIGLGWFTRGRALPALEASDVCEPTVLVSSTAEKAKTVSAETAGEQTGIDYDAFHDGSAAAEYDAVYICTPNALHLPYVETAAELGKHVLCEKPMERDSDRARQLVETCEAAGIECMIAYRMQTEPAVRRAREIVAEGYVGEPMAVNGDMSQRLLDRVNPDPDQWRLDEELAGGGALFDIGIYPLNTARFLLDADPVEVTGKVSSSHDAFDEVDETVSFSVEFPDGVFGSCYASHNARQSSGITLTGTEGQVRIEPAFFQDQTRKLHISRGDGWASVRLTKVDQMLEEFDYFADRISGDAPMEPDAAHGLVDMHVMEAIYEGAEGRAWVDVSR; translated from the coding sequence ATGGACCTGGACGATATTCTTGGCGATAGCTGTGCGCGTGACTGGCAAACCATCGATCCCACCGCTGTGAGCCCCGTTCGGTTCGCCGTCATCGGGCTCGGCTGGTTCACTCGTGGACGAGCGTTACCCGCGCTCGAAGCGAGCGACGTCTGCGAACCGACGGTACTCGTCAGCAGCACCGCGGAAAAAGCCAAGACCGTCAGTGCCGAAACCGCTGGTGAACAGACGGGAATCGACTACGACGCCTTCCATGATGGCTCGGCGGCGGCGGAATACGATGCGGTCTACATCTGTACACCCAACGCGTTGCATCTACCCTACGTTGAGACGGCCGCGGAGTTGGGCAAGCACGTTCTCTGTGAGAAGCCGATGGAGCGCGATAGTGACCGAGCGCGCCAACTGGTTGAGACGTGCGAGGCAGCAGGGATCGAATGCATGATCGCCTATCGAATGCAGACGGAACCCGCCGTCCGCCGAGCCCGCGAGATCGTCGCTGAGGGCTACGTCGGCGAACCAATGGCGGTGAACGGCGACATGTCCCAGCGATTGCTCGACCGTGTGAATCCCGACCCTGACCAGTGGCGCCTCGACGAGGAACTGGCCGGCGGCGGCGCACTGTTCGATATTGGCATCTACCCGCTCAATACCGCTCGCTTCCTGCTCGATGCCGATCCCGTGGAGGTCACCGGAAAGGTGTCGAGTTCGCACGATGCCTTCGACGAGGTCGACGAGACGGTTTCGTTCAGTGTGGAGTTCCCTGACGGCGTCTTCGGCTCGTGTTATGCGAGTCACAATGCACGCCAGTCGAGCGGGATTACGCTCACCGGAACCGAGGGGCAGGTCAGGATCGAACCGGCCTTCTTCCAGGACCAGACACGGAAGCTCCACATCTCACGGGGCGACGGTTGGGCGTCAGTCAGGCTGACGAAGGTTGACCAGATGCTCGAAGAATTCGACTACTTCGCTGACCGCATCAGCGGTGACGCGCCAATGGAACCCGATGCGGCACACGGCTTAGTCGACATGCACGTCATGGAGGCCATTTACGAGGGCGCAGAAGGTAGGGCGTGGGTCGACGTCAGTCGGTAA